The following DNA comes from Miscanthus floridulus cultivar M001 chromosome 5, ASM1932011v1, whole genome shotgun sequence.
GACATACTCAGTCCGATGCAATTCTAGCAGAGTATTATATTTTAGAACCTTAAGTTTAacaaattatagataaaaaaattaatatttatgatattaaataaatattattagattaattataaaattaatttttataataaattaatttatagTCATAAATACGAATAGTATTTACTGAAAAATTAGTTAAACGTGGAATACTTTGTCGACACTTAATTCGTAGTTACACTCTTCATTGAGTACCATTCTATTTCATTCCGCGGTTTGACAAAAGTTTGCACTTTCCACGACGCCACGCCACAACCACCCCGGCGTTTGTTTGGCTCTTGGGTCTTGGCAGCAGCAGGTAGCCACGCCGGCGCGAAGGCCATGGCGACCGCGCCTTGGCCAGGcttcgcggcggcggcgccccggCTCATCAAAATGACGCTCCTGGCCGTGTCAGCCTTATTGTCCCGATCGTCggtccgacggcggcggcggagctcgtTGAGCTGACCCTCCTCGCAAACGCTCAGGAGAAGGGCGCGGGTATTCAGCTAACTTTCTTCCTTGCGTTCATTTGCACTAGCGTTGTCTGTCCTGGGGCTGCCTCCTGATTGCGTATGCTTGCTCCGTTTTGCTCGTTACAGTCTGCTTGGCTGGCAGCCCGCCGGCTTACCAACTCCGGAGAGGCTTCGGCTCCGGATCACGAAGCTGGCTCGTCAATCTTGAGGTGATCGTTCCATCTTTTTTCTGTGTTCATGTGTTGAATGGAAATTTGGAAACTGCAACGACATTCACTCAGTGCTGCGTCAATGATTCTCTATGAATATACTCAGGGAGGAGCATGGTGCAACACCACAGAAGATTGCTCCAGCCGCAGCCTGACTGACCTTGGGgtgtgtttagttccaccaaattcccaactttgacactatgcaaaaagaaaatttcccgtcacatcaaacttgcggtacatgtatggagtactaaatgttgacgaaatcaaaaactaattgcacagtttggttgtactttgcgagacgaacattttgagcctaattagtcaacgattggacaattattaccaaataaaacaaATGACACTGTATCTACAGTATAGCTATCGTGAATCTGCCGCCGCCGAATCGGCCCAACTAAACGAGGGCTTGGTTCGTCTAAGTTCATGAAACCAATAGAGTTTGAAGGGATGCTCAGCAACAATCACACAGAAAATCCCTGTACGTAAATAAACTTGCTTTTTTCATGGATACGAATATGATCCCCAATTAAGCTTTAACGCTTTAGATTGACTTCGAAACTTCATTTGGTGCATGCATGTGATCAGATTTCTACAACTGGAATATAGTTGACATAAGGTACTGTGATGGGGGTCATTTGCCGGGGATGCAGAGGGCGTAGATCGGGTGATTGATTACTCTGACAATTCTGTTTTGGGCCATTTGCCTGCCTTCAATCCTCAACTGATGATGTAGTGGCGTTGGTGTAGAATGGAACCAAACTTTTCTACAGAGGATTGCGCATCTGGGAAGCAGTCGTTGGCGAACTCATGGCAAAAGGAATGGACACTGCTAAACAGGTCAATTGAGCTATTgatttttgtatatatatatgtcgtCACTGTCATAATCTGACAACAGCATCTGAGCAGAGCCATGTCCAAATTTTCAGGTCTTACTTGCTGGTTGTTCTGCTGGTGGTCTTACAGCACTACTTGAAGGACCAGAAACGGCGACctcgtgaatgggagcctcaaatttcgtGCAAAATATTTGGCCGCTGTCCCAAAGTTACCCCAAACACAAGCGAGCTGGCGAAACTAAAATACCCAAGCCAACTGGTAACGAGAGTACTTAGATCAATTCTTTGGAATGGTACAATACCAACGCAACAGACGAAATCTGATTTGGAGCTCAGATGACCAAACTGCactcaaaatgagaaatcaaggCCTGAAAAATTACACCAGAAATTCGCCGATGGCTGGGCTGCACACCACCGAGCGCGGGGACTGACTCTCCTGCAGAGATGAAACAGACTGGGCACTCAGGCCAAATTGGCGAGCAACAACAGTTCGGAGTTGAAAAATGAGCAGCCACCAGGAGGTGCTGCCTGCCTCCTGGACGTTGGGCCAAACAAGTACAGAGAGAAGCTAACGAGAGCACATGCTCAAGCCAGTCAACAAACTAATCAAACAAGTGAATATTTAATTAGTTCAAAAACTATTGCTTGAAAAGGGGCAGCAACCAAAGACACGACGAACAACGTTGCCTGGAATACGAAGCTGGTGGGATTGCTCACCGATGCGGAAGACCTCGGGTGAGGGTATGCACACCGTCCAGTAGAGAACACGGCAAAACAACGGCTGCAATATCCGAAGCTCGTGACTCAAAAACGAAGACTGACGAACAGGAACCGAGCGCACAGGAGCGGACGAGTCTCAATGTCCCAGGGGCGAGTGGTGCTCTGGTGAGCGTGCATGGTAGCTGGGGCCGGCGTTGGTGCCGCTGTCGCCGAGTGCTGCTGGGGCCGCCCGTGCGCACGCCTATACGTGAGTGCCCAAGAACAGCACACGAATAGAGCGACGAACAGAGGGAGGCGACTCCAAAAATCCGACGAGAACTGGATCAAATCAACACGAACCGCGCCCAAAATTTGAACAGACCAAATTCAATGCGCTACGAATCTAGCCCTAAGAAATCATTTCCTTGGATTGATCCAAACTCTGGGAAAACGAGATCGTAGGCATGAACGAAAATGGGGAAAACTCAAGAACACAGTGACGAAAATCACACACAAAATCACTGAATCCCGGAGGACAGCGAGAGGATTTGGGCCTCCATTCCCCCACCAAATCTCAGTTTACACTCACGAATTTCTTCATAAGTGGACCTCTCTCTTAAGAACTAGAAGAAGAGCTAACCCTAGGTGAAAGGGGGACAATGAGAGAATAGGAAAGACGTGAGGGAgatggggctccctcatcctatttaacaagactattacacaatcccagttttgcccctggatactaTTGAGTCAAACCACTTAGCCAAGGACGTTATGGTCCAACCCGGTGTCATCttcatccgacggccaccgcaccTCCTcgtcggtagcttcgcctcgacgcgaactccccgatgccgccacgtgccgtccgctcctcctcggaacctccgcccgggttttgaggcccaaacccgtaaacccgccaccgatggttttgaggcccaaaccaccaaacccgcttgcgagtagcgtactccgtacgcgtcccccgccgctcgacacgtgtcaccgccatcctcgaccggccggcacGCCAAATCCtccgagcctcgctcgacccGCACGTCTGtcgtcttgactcggtcaacaccgtcactcccatgtcttcttgcacttgtcgatgtcccaagtgtcagccaccgcggctagtcacccggcctctgggtccctcggtccaagcctcacgtccgtccttcaccgcttccggtccgtcggcacggcacgtcctccttgaccttcacctcgccgtcgaccaccgcatccgagctccacacctgcacaacacaagccaaaagacatgtcgcacacatagctttcgccatgatagggttagtcaccactcaacccacctcatggatcacattgacaatcactcatcacaaaatgaacacacaagggtacttgtcaaccttgttcGCACTACTGAACTGCGATAATTTTCGTGCACGTTTCCCTCCGGAGGTTCCAGTAAAATGCCTTTCAGATGCTGGATTCTTTCTTGATGTGTATGGCTCTGGACATCCTTGGTTGGAAGTTATTTCTTAATTAAAACTTCAGAAACTAGTATCCCTAGTAGAATTGTACTTATATCTGAATTAAGTACCAGCTCCCTTTCTGCCACAGAAAGGATTCATCAGGCGAAAGGTTCATGCGGTCCATCTTCAGTGGAGTTGTTCATCTTCAGGTTATCTTGAATAATTCGTCAATTTCCTCAAGTTcaacccctctctttttttcttgttttgggATGCATTTTTTTTTGCAACAAAAAGAGTGTTTCATATATGCAGCTTGATAGCAATTAATATTGAGTTAGCTCTTCTCACTCTTTTTTTCTAGAATGTGAGAAAAGCTTTGCCCAAGGACTGTCTTGCAAAGAAGGAACCGACGGAGGTAGTTAACCGCTCATTGTCTAGGGAAATTCAATATACCTTGATATATACTACAAGCTGCCAAGTTtcgtttttttaaaaaagaaaaattaTTGCTGCAGTGTTTCTTTCCGCCTGAGCTTATTAAGAGCATCAGCACCCCCACATTTATTCGGAACTCCGGTTATGATTCGTATCAGGTGACCAATTACATTCTTTGTTTCCCTTCCACTTTTTGTATAATACATGGCTAAAATACGAGCTGGGGAACTGCTCTCTAGGTAGGAAATGTCGTGGCGCCAGGCGGATCTGATCCAGGACAATCATGGGCCAGTTGCAAAGCTGATATTCGAAACTGTACTTCCACTCAAATTGAGGCACTTAATGGTTAGCCTAATCTCTCAGTCTCTTGTGTTTGTCTACCCTCATCTGGTGACTAGTATCATACATGTGAATTTTTCCTTCTCCATAATTCAGGATTCCGGGAGAAAATTGTTGAGGATTTGAAGGTTGCTCAACACAAGAGGGGCTGGGGGCTGTTCACCGATTCATGCTTCAACCACTGCCAAACGCCATTCAGAATCACATGGCATTCGCCGATCTCCCTGAGACTCGGTAACAAGGTGAGGCTCAGAGTCACTTCACCGTAAGCTGCATACACgtagctagttttttttttctcgtttTTTTAATGTTCCTCCTTTTAATTGGAATTGATATAGTTTAGTTTCAATTCATTTTTTTCCCCTTCCTCTCATGCTGAACAGACGATCGCTGAAGCTGTCGCGGACTGGTATGTCGTTAAAGACCATGGAGTGAAGGAGATTGACTGCGCGTATCCATGCATCAACCCCACATGTAGCACTCAGCTCGACCTATAATAAGCGGAGTTTTGATCTTCGCTATTGCAAATCAGAAACGAATCAAACGATACAGATAAAGGCAACCAATAAAAGGTTAACAACCTTGAAATCCAAAAGAGATGGGGCCCTATGAATGCCTCAGATATCACAATAGCCACCTCTGATCCGCATTGCGTGTGCCATCGAATGCTCATGCGTAACATGTAAGAATCTCAATAAGAAAGGTCAGAAGCACATGTCTGAAAATGGAGCGTAGCTAGTCGTAATTAGTCACTCTCGATTGGTCCACCAATGTAGTCCCGTCAAACAAATAATAAACTTCGTTATCCTTTGGATTTGGACGAGTGCTATGTGCATAGTTTGGAACCACTCAACTATCTTTTTTCTGCGAGAAACGGCGTATCAGTTTGACCTAGCTACCGGTACTCAGTCGCACTCGCCAACTGGTATGGCAGGTGGGCACGGGCTTTCAAGCATGGTTTCCAGGACTCCAGCCACACTTTTCCTCTAGCTACTAGCTACTCCCTcgggcgacggccatggcgaccgAGCTGCTGTCGCCGCTCCTCCCGCAGCGTCAACGCGGCCTCGCTGTCGTCGTGGCCGCGCCCCTGCTCGCGCTCCTCCTGGCCGTTGTCATCTTCTCCCGCTCACCGGTGGCGACACCCGTGTCCATGACCTCTCCGGAGCTCGTCGACCTGACACTCCTCGCCGGCGCTCGGGAGAAGGGAGCGGGTATTCATTCAGTCAACTAACTGTAGCCTCCCTCCTTTTCTTTCCAATTGGAGGCACGTCTGGAGCCGGATACTGATCGTCATGGCCTGCGTCATTGCATTGCAGTGTGTTTGGATGGGAGCCCGCCTGGTTACCACCTGCGGAGAGGCTTTGGTTCCGGAGCTCACAGCTGGCTCGTCTTTCTTGAGGTGACCGAATGCTCTCTTCCAATTGTATAAATTGTTATGTATAACCTGTATGCCAATTACATAAATAAAAAATCATTTGAGCTCAACAAATGAGCTTTCGTCGAAAAGGCGTCACTGCTTCCTTTTCGGCGCCCGCCCTTTATTTAGATGTTGGGGCAAGGCAAGCCCAAGGAAAGTCTAGGTTGGTGCTCCATCTCGGCCGGCATCCTGCTCTCGAGAGGGTGTGGTCCTTGAGCGAACTAGTCATGTGCTGTGTTGCCCCAACGCAGGGGCATTTGGTGAGGAGCTACGGTCCGGTGGTTGACAAGCCACTGATCGGAGGCGACTGGAGTGCTTTCATCAAATGATGCATGTGGGCTGAGCCATTCCCATCCCAAGTGGTGGCCCGATTCGGCCTGGCCTGGTCGGAAAGAGATTCTAAATCTCGAATATGCGCACCGAGAATAGATATCTATGTTAGCTAGCGGGGGCGGGCTTTCCCCTGGTAGTCCCGCTGCGTCCTCAGTCCGTCTCGTCTCATCTTTCTTTGGCTATACTTGTAGCCAGCCATATTAGCTCCAAATTCACGGATGATTTAAAGAACTTTGGTGACTGAAATCTGCAAAAAAGATTTAAATTTATGGGATAGTTGCTAAGATTTTGAGATAGTAAACCCAGGTGAAAAAAATTGGTTTGAGCTTAAATGAGTTCTTTCCAGCATAATGGGATGAGATGTCTACTGATTTTCCACTGATATATCTCAGGGAGGAGGTTGGTGCAACACCACACAGAGTTGTTCCGAGCGCAAAATGACCAGCTTCGGTTCATCCAAATATATGAGTGCAGTAAACTTCAATGGGATACTCAGCAATGATCACATAGAAAATCCTGGTATAAAAAGTTGGCTGTCATGGATGGATTTCCTAATGCTATATTAGTCTccatcaacatgcttcttttagGGAGCACCTACTAGTCTGCTATCTTTTTTCCATGTCCCAATTATTCATTTTGGAATTTGGACTGATGCAGATGCAGTAAGGCTTTGCGCTAGTCTTTTTTCTATTATAATGATTTTGAATTGAGTTGTGATCCTACTACCTGATAAATGTGTCTTTGCACTAATTTTAGTCAGTCGTCATCAGATTTCTACAACTGGAATATAGCTGTTATAAGGTACTGCGACGGAGGATCGTTTGCTGGGGATGCAGAGGGTGAAGATCTGGTGAATTTTTTGAATTCTGATCTGAACTGCCCATCTTAATTTCTCAAACTGATGCTGTACTGGCATATGTATAGGATGGAACCAAACTTTTCTTCAGAGGATTGCGCATCTGGGAAGCAGTTGTGGATGAACTCATGGGAAAAGAAATGGATGCTGCTAAACAGGTTTTCATTGATTTCGTATAGGTTGTCCAATAGTAACCAAGAGTCACGTCCAACCTTATTTCCCCCTGCTTTCCAGGCCTTGCTTACAGGCTGTTCTGCTGGTTCTCTAGCTGCGCTACTGCACTGTGATAATTTCCGTGGACGGTTTCCTCATGAAGTTTCAGTTAAATGCCTTTCTGATGCTGGATTTTTTATTGATGAGTAAGTCCCTAAAAACTAGTATACCGAATTAGCATTGTACTTTACTAAGTGAAGTACATTTCTCTGCCACAGGAAGGATTTATCTGGAGAAAGGTCCATGCGGTCGCTCATCAGTGGAGTAGTTCACCTTCAGGTTAGTCGTGGCACACAGTCACTCACTATCAAGAGATCCTGTTCTGGGATGCATGACAAATATACACAGTTTGGTAGTATATGTTGATTGGATTGCTTCTTTGATGAATTTCTTCCAGAATGTTAGAGAAGTTCTATCCAACGACTGCCTCCAAAAGAAGGATCCAACATTAGTATGCTCACATTATCTAATTCAATTCTGCTTTTGATGTTGCTATAAACTCATTTTGCTGACATTTTCATTTCTCTCAGTGTTTCTTTCCTGCTGAACTGATTAAGGGCATCATCACCCCCACATTTATTCTGAACTCCGATTACGATTCTTGGCAGGTGACTACACTCTTTATGTTTCTTCCCAGTTGTCCAATGGTTAAATCCCTAACTACTTATTCATTCTAGATACGGAACATTCTCGCACCAAATGGATCCTATCCTGGTCAGGCATGGTCTAGTTGCAAGGCAGATATCCAGAACTGCAGCTGCACACAAATTGATGTACTACATGGTAAGCCAAGCTTGTGAATCTCTTTGCTTTCTACATCCATTGGTGATGATCCTGTTTTCCTTGATGCTGTAGATTTTCATTCCTCGTGTTGCAGGATTCAAGAAGAAATTAGTCAGTGAATTGAAGGTTGCTGAAGATAACAAGGACTGGGGGCTGTTCATTGATTCATGCTTTACCCACTGTCAAACACCATTCAACATGACATGGAATTCACCGATCTCACCAAGACTTGGTGACAAGGTGAGGTTCAGATCATGTGGACTGCACAGTGCAATAGCGTACAGTTTTCTTATGTCTTCACTTGGACTGATATTTTCAAAATTTCTTCTGCTGTTTGCATAGCAGTCTATCGCAGAGGCTGTTGGGGATTGGTATTTTGGTAGAAGGCAAGACGTGAAACTGATCGACTGCGAGTATCCATGCAACCCCACATGTAGCAGTCTTCTGCCTACTGCTTGATTCACACAGGACTGTGCTGAGATCACCAGTCTTTCCTCATTTTCCACTTTGTTTTGCTAAGAATTCAAAAAGAAACTTTGTCTTATCAGTAAGACCTGCAATTAACTAAACACAACTTGAAGTAGTTGTACTTCCATCAACAGCACTTATGAATGCGTTTGGTTCCCTGGCTTAACCTTTAGCCGGCTTGTATAATACTAGTATCAGGGCGCGCGCCTTCGCGCGCCCGTGCAGCAGTATTAGGGAGCCACTACATATCTTCCGGATGATTTTTTTTCAATCCATTAATCAGATTTATATCCAATCATTACATGACGCCTAGTTTCCTTAAAGCAGAGCAAAATCTAGTAGATAAAGGAAGGCAATTACACCCAGATTTTACCGAAAAATAAAACAATAAAGAGTGAATGAAATTACAACAATTGACAACCAGATCTAATCAAATATGCGACCTCCTCACGTGTAGCAACAATTCCACCATCAGCTTTACATGTGCAGCAGAGAGAAAATCTTGCAAAAAATAAGTAAATTGACTAAAAGAGATACAAATGAAACGAAAGATAGAATAATCAACATTAATGGAAAATACATTGTTATGGTCACGCTGATGTTCAAGTTCACGTGATGAGCTCCATCTAAATTTGATATTTAAAAAATCATACAGTTACAATTTGCAAAAGCTACCATACTGACAAAACCGAGATGCCAATTACTAAAACTATTTACCTATGTACATAAAGAATTAGAGatcaaaagtactgaaaaactaACATGCTGAGATAGCTCCTTCCATTTTTTCTGAACCTACTCACCTGAATACTTGTTCTAGCTGCTAATCAAGAAAACCGGTTTGATGCACTGCTGACAGACAGAGAATAGTGAAACTGAGTATAGGCAATCTAATAGTAATAAAGCAGAATTTGTACTGACACAAAAATATTGAAACACAACATAATAGAGTATTTACTATTGCATGAAAGTGACCTTCACAATTTTAAGCATTCCGATGCACCATTCCAACTGCATCACAATACTCTGACTATTTTACTTCTATTTAGTTACTGAACAGAGTTTTTGAAAGCTGAACCAAACTGTAAGTACAAAACACAAAAAAAACTGGTAGGCAGAGGTTCAAACCTCTTAGTTGCAGTTAGTCACGGCAAAAGGAAAAGAAACCAGTTGCAACCAAATCAAAGGATTTGACTAATATTGCTGTTCTTCTTACCTAAAAGACGGGAAGCAGCTAACATGGCCATGAAACCGGTACACCCCAACGCAAAAAATAAGAATGAACTCAAAACTTATTAACTGAAACTAATAGCAGCATTTACCTTGCCTGAACTAATAGGAACATTAACTGTAGCATGAAAGGGATATCAAATGTTTCTCTATAGAGTCAATCTTACAAAAAAAGAATCAGTGTACAACTCTAAGTAGGAATCAACTCTAAGCTGTCGCTATCCTCGTCACctgttttgttgttgttttggCTCCCCTCATGACCTGTTTTTTTATTGTTTTGGTCCCCACTCATATGTGTGTACAAAGATCTGTCTTAGTAGTTAAGATGAGAAGCAGGATGAGATACAACTTCACTGGGAAGCCGCTTCAACAAATGTTTTTGAACCTAGCCTAAAAATATTATACTTTGCCTTAGGCGCAAAGACAAAATTGTGAAGACTCATTTGGATGGGGTACATAAAAATGTTAGGATGGATGTTTCTTTTGTTAAAAAGGAAAAGCTATTTTTCTTATAGCGCAAAGAACCTTCCTTATTCAGAACGTTCTTTGTTGATATAATAAGATTAAGGCTATGAAAGCCAACAATGACAGGTATGATATACATACGAAAATGTTTGGGCTATGTCTACATAAAATTAGAAGCCTCATCATTTTAATATAGCATTCCACTAtggttagtttaaaaaaaatagagCATCATCAGCAGGCTAAATCATTTTGTGAAACCTGTTTGGTGGTTGACTGAAAGAATTCAAAGGAGAATACGTAGCATATTTTTTTagtgtgataggttgcatggaagTCTCTAAATAACCAATTTCAGATTTGAGCGATGATCTAAAATAAAGGGAACTAACTAAAAAAATAGATGTGAAGCATGTATTTTACCTTCGCAGGCTTACACCTTGAGACCGAGTGATCCAAGCGATCCAGGCAATGATGATTCACTTCTTTAGCATTTGAATAGAATTAGAGTTTTCATAGTCTTTGACAGGGAAAATGAAAGCACGTTCTCAAGTGATATATTGTTCACTCACAGATTGCATAAATCTGTTAGTTTGTGATAGAGCGCAGGTCTAAGCATTGGAGTAATAATCATATTAGACTCCAACAGGTGATAATATTTTTTATCATAACCTGCTGATGCAATGCAACTTATACGCAACAATCTTATGCGATGACCATAAAGGAAATTACCTATCAGTTGACAAAATTGTCTGAACAGAGATCCTTTCCAAGCATTACATATAGCTTCTTCTGAGTTTTTGTACATAATAGAAACAAATATGCAGAGGATAATAATCACTATCGAGTACAGTAACTTTTAGTTGGTCAAAGTCTTCGTATGGATTAATTGCTGAAATTACATTCTCACTAATACCAACATTTAAGAATAAGAAAAATAACAGAGAACTTGCAAATGTCTCTTAACAATCAGATGCCACCAATAATGAAAATTAACTATTGACAAAAATAC
Coding sequences within:
- the LOC136450940 gene encoding pectin acetylesterase 5-like, which gives rise to MATELLSPLLPQRQRGLAVVVAAPLLALLLAVVIFSRSPVATPVSMTSPELVDLTLLAGAREKGAVCLDGSPPGYHLRRGFGSGAHSWLVFLEGGGWCNTTQSCSERKMTSFGSSKYMSAVNFNGILSNDHIENPDFYNWNIAVIRYCDGGSFAGDAEGEDLDGTKLFFRGLRIWEAVVDELMGKEMDAAKQALLTGCSAGSLAALLHCDNFRGRFPHEVSVKCLSDAGFFIDEKDLSGERSMRSLISGVVHLQNVREVLSNDCLQKKDPTLCFFPAELIKGIITPTFILNSDYDSWQIRNILAPNGSYPGQAWSSCKADIQNCSCTQIDVLHGFKKKLVSELKVAEDNKDWGLFIDSCFTHCQTPFNMTWNSPISPRLGDKSIAEAVGDWYFGRRQDVKLIDCEYPCNPTCSSLLPTA